Below is a window of Nocardia asteroides DNA.
CGCCGTAGACGCGGCTGTGCCCGATCGCGGCCAGCATCAGCGCGATGACGGCGCGGGTGCGGGAGAACCGCACGTCGGCGCGCAGCCAGCGCACGTCGAGCAGGCCCTCGTCGAGCCGGGAGCGGAACGCGGGGACCGCGCCGTGCGGGTGGTACGGGCCGTTGCCGATGAACAGGAACCACAGGTCGTGCCAGCGGTCGTCGAGCCGGATGCGGATCGGTTCGGCCCGGCGCAGGGTGACGATCAGCGCGGCGGCGAAGGCGGGCCACTTGCCCCACCGGTCCTCCCACTGCTCACGCAGCCGGACCAGCTCGGGGTAGGCGCCGATGCTCGCGGTGTTGATCAGGTAGTGCGTGCGCGGGCTGTCGGGGTTCGCGATCTCCACCGCGGCGATGTCGACCTCGACGGCCTCGCCCGCTCCGGTCGCGTCGACGACCTCGCGCAGGTCGTAGACGCCCAGATCGCGGGCGAAGTGGTTGAGCGTACCCGCCGGGACCACGACCAGCGGCAGGCTGTGACGCAGCGCGACGGCGGCGGCCGCGGCGATGGTGCCGTCGCCACCGGCGGCGCCCACCGCGACGATCGACGGGTCCAGCGCCGCCTCGAGCAGTTCGGCGGCGTCGCGGCCGGGCTCGGTGTGCAGCAGGGTGGCCGCGGGCAGCGCCTCGGCGATGTCGGGCGTCGGGTCGTAGGCGCTGTCGCCGGAGCGTGGATTGATCAGCAGCAGCAGGCCTTTGCCGTCGACCAGGACGGGCGCGTCCCGCACGACGTGCGCTTCGGCCTCGTCGGATTCCCGGATCGGCCACCAGCGCCGGGTGGCCAGCGCGACCCCGGTGCCGACGGCGGCGCCGACCATGACGTCGGAGGCCCAGTGCGCGCCGGTGTGGATCCGCGAATAGGCCACCGCGGCGGCCACCGGCGCGACCGCCAGCGCGGTGCGCGGGCTCTCCAGGGCGACGGCGGTGGCGAAGGCCGCGGCGTTGGCGCTGTGCCCGGACGGGAACGACGAGGACACCGGCTTGTCGACGAGCCTGCGGCCGTGCGGCATCAGCTCGGCGGGCGGACGGCGACGCGGGATGAGCGACTT
It encodes the following:
- a CDS encoding bifunctional phosphatase PAP2/diacylglycerol kinase family protein, giving the protein MSELPGRRFRRVSRVDGALSRAVSRIPESAADRGMLALTKSANTGGLWLATAAALAVRPGPPRRAALRGVIALGGSSFLVNLVLKSLIPRRRPPAELMPHGRRLVDKPVSSSFPSGHSANAAAFATAVALESPRTALAVAPVAAAVAYSRIHTGAHWASDVMVGAAVGTGVALATRRWWPIRESDEAEAHVVRDAPVLVDGKGLLLLINPRSGDSAYDPTPDIAEALPAATLLHTEPGRDAAELLEAALDPSIVAVGAAGGDGTIAAAAAVALRHSLPLVVVPAGTLNHFARDLGVYDLREVVDATGAGEAVEVDIAAVEIANPDSPRTHYLINTASIGAYPELVRLREQWEDRWGKWPAFAAALIVTLRRAEPIRIRLDDRWHDLWFLFIGNGPYHPHGAVPAFRSRLDEGLLDVRWLRADVRFSRTRAVIALMLAAIGHSRVYGERQTHELTVALHTPAGVAADGEVIGTARDVRFEVAGRVVAYRRDEDNPRWENRARPHHRRPLAWLTDRRR